Proteins from a single region of Noviherbaspirillum saxi:
- a CDS encoding phospholipase D-like domain-containing protein — MTDSIWTERSFYLALGLLGVVVLLIVIIWSARRHRSPKLHISCALPIDELAPSLAGLTLGTAIAGNSVEVYENGIFFDILLQRIRRAEHTVHFETFLWKDGILGRRVADALSERARAGRRVRVLLDATGCRKIGSETRRQLQAAGCQVVFFHDKKFHNIGVLNDRDHRKLVVIDGREAFIGGHCIVDSWLGDAQDGNHFSDVSLRLQGPIVNSVQAAFSENWVGQTRELFVGDDVFPALKPAGDVLIHAAFVKPEYSAPAVKILHHTAICLARKRIWIQNPYFIPEPEAIDAFGEAVSRGVDVRVLMPSASGSDNPMVQHAGHRNFEKLLKCGVRLFEYPHTLLHQKIMTIDGVWSAIGSSNFDDRSFDTNDEIMLGITDAATTQRLDAVFERYAPLSREIELEQWRKRGLWHKMKDNTFYMLNEVL, encoded by the coding sequence ATGACCGATTCGATCTGGACCGAGCGATCCTTTTACCTGGCCCTGGGACTTCTGGGCGTCGTCGTATTACTGATCGTTATAATCTGGTCGGCGCGGCGCCATCGCTCTCCCAAATTACACATCAGCTGCGCTTTGCCGATCGACGAACTCGCTCCATCGCTTGCCGGCCTTACCCTTGGTACGGCCATTGCAGGGAACTCAGTCGAAGTGTACGAGAATGGTATTTTTTTTGACATTCTTCTGCAGCGAATTCGGCGTGCCGAGCATACAGTGCATTTTGAAACCTTTCTTTGGAAGGATGGAATACTGGGCAGGCGAGTGGCCGATGCCCTGTCAGAGCGCGCTCGTGCTGGCAGACGCGTACGGGTACTGCTAGACGCTACCGGATGCCGGAAGATCGGGAGCGAGACGCGCCGACAGTTGCAAGCAGCAGGATGCCAGGTCGTTTTCTTCCATGATAAAAAATTTCATAATATCGGTGTGCTGAACGACCGTGACCATCGCAAGCTTGTTGTGATTGACGGACGCGAAGCATTTATTGGCGGCCACTGCATTGTCGATAGCTGGTTAGGTGATGCGCAGGATGGCAACCACTTCAGCGATGTCAGCTTGAGATTGCAAGGCCCGATCGTGAACAGCGTGCAGGCCGCGTTCAGCGAAAATTGGGTAGGGCAAACCCGTGAACTATTTGTCGGTGACGATGTGTTTCCGGCGTTGAAACCGGCTGGCGATGTATTGATTCATGCAGCGTTTGTAAAGCCTGAATATTCGGCACCGGCCGTGAAGATCCTTCACCACACTGCAATTTGTCTAGCGCGTAAGCGAATCTGGATTCAGAATCCATATTTCATTCCCGAACCGGAAGCAATCGATGCTTTTGGCGAGGCTGTTTCCCGAGGTGTCGACGTCCGCGTGTTAATGCCGTCCGCCAGCGGATCGGATAACCCGATGGTGCAGCACGCCGGGCACCGAAATTTCGAAAAACTTTTGAAATGCGGCGTCCGTTTGTTCGAGTATCCGCACACGCTACTGCATCAGAAAATCATGACGATTGATGGTGTATGGAGTGCGATCGGATCGAGCAATTTCGATGATCGTTCTTTCGATACGAATGACGAAATCATGCTCGGCATCACCGACGCTGCGACAACGCAGAGGCTCGATGCGGTTTTCGAAAGGTATGCGCCGCTTTCCCGGGAAATCGAGTTGGAGCAATGGCGCAAACGTGGACTATGGCACAAAATGAAAGACAATACTTTTTATATGCTCAATGAAGTTTTATAA
- a CDS encoding GTPase/DUF3482 domain-containing protein, producing MAEPVQIAVVGHTNAGKTSLLRTLTRRVTFGEVSDYPGTTRHVEAIELRVDGMSAVRFFDTPGLEDAVTLADYMKAQDNCPTPPDRIRAFLQGPEAKAAFEQEAKVLRKMLEVEAGIYVIDTREPVLPKFRAEIEILTWCARPIMPVLNFVRDAYSRTEEWLTMLAAYNLHAYVQFDAVAPFVGSERQLYQDMGTLLRNRRGELARVVEELEFQRRERQTAGGRVIAELLVSMAALRRSISQDDFAAPHRRDSIIGEFRLTVLRASRTAIEDLLTVYGFRSGDADVTVLPWLDGRWERDLFSPETLRDASRKLGTGAAVGAAIGLTADLALAGLSLGTGAALGAAIGGLASQGWGQFGRRLANKIRGVQELTLETEVLFVLSEQMLQLLMALERRGHAAQGQVEAPDANIKASAKLKHLVNELQVARTHPDWALIQAPGASPDPRRMQLVEVVSKQLMLLSEACAA from the coding sequence ATGGCTGAGCCGGTTCAGATCGCCGTGGTAGGCCACACCAACGCCGGGAAGACGTCACTGCTGCGCACGCTTACGCGGCGAGTCACCTTCGGCGAAGTGTCCGATTACCCCGGCACGACGCGCCATGTGGAGGCAATCGAGCTCAGGGTGGATGGCATGAGCGCGGTGCGCTTCTTTGACACGCCAGGGCTGGAGGACGCCGTCACGCTGGCGGACTACATGAAGGCGCAGGACAATTGCCCGACGCCTCCGGACCGCATCCGTGCCTTCCTTCAAGGGCCGGAAGCGAAAGCGGCGTTCGAGCAGGAGGCCAAAGTGCTGCGCAAGATGCTGGAGGTCGAGGCGGGCATCTATGTCATTGATACCCGCGAGCCGGTGCTGCCCAAGTTTCGCGCCGAGATCGAGATCCTGACCTGGTGCGCCAGGCCGATCATGCCGGTGCTGAACTTTGTGCGTGACGCGTACAGCCGAACGGAAGAATGGCTGACGATGCTTGCGGCCTACAACCTGCATGCGTATGTGCAGTTCGATGCGGTGGCGCCCTTTGTCGGCTCCGAGCGGCAGCTGTATCAGGACATGGGAACGCTATTGCGTAACCGACGTGGCGAACTCGCCCGCGTCGTGGAGGAACTGGAGTTTCAGCGGCGTGAACGGCAGACAGCCGGAGGCCGGGTTATCGCCGAACTGCTGGTTTCCATGGCGGCCCTACGCCGTTCGATTTCGCAGGACGATTTCGCCGCCCCACACCGGCGTGATTCAATCATCGGCGAATTTCGGTTAACGGTGCTGCGCGCCTCGCGTACCGCCATCGAAGATCTACTGACTGTCTATGGCTTTCGCAGCGGAGACGCCGATGTCACAGTCCTCCCGTGGCTGGACGGACGTTGGGAGAGGGACTTGTTCAGCCCCGAAACGCTACGTGACGCCAGCCGCAAGCTAGGCACAGGCGCTGCCGTCGGTGCTGCCATTGGCCTCACTGCAGATCTTGCACTGGCCGGTCTCTCGCTTGGCACTGGCGCAGCACTTGGTGCAGCAATCGGCGGGCTGGCGAGCCAGGGCTGGGGCCAGTTCGGGCGCAGGCTGGCGAACAAGATACGCGGCGTGCAGGAATTGACGCTGGAAACCGAAGTGCTGTTTGTGCTGTCGGAACAGATGCTGCAGCTGCTCATGGCGCTGGAACGACGCGGACATGCGGCACAAGGGCAGGTTGAGGCACCAGATGCGAATATAAAGGCCAGTGCGAAACTAAAACATCTTGTTAATGAGTTGCAGGTGGCGCGTACTCATCCGGATTGGGCATTGATTCAAGCTCCGGGTGCTTCTCCTGATCCGCGGCGGATGCAACTGGTCGAGGTTGTTAGCAAACAACTGATGCTGTTGAGCGAGGCATGCGCCGCTTAA
- the ftsH gene encoding ATP-dependent zinc metalloprotease FtsH yields the protein MNQKHIRLVISATIAFVIFFAFSQQFNSTSQGTATSVAYSEFLSQVKSKEIREVVIEGTRVSAVTNDGKRLSTNTTLLDRGLVNDLIENGITFDVKNPEAPSLLSQIFMSWFPMLLLIGVWIWFMRRQQGGGKGGLFSMGKSKARLQDEHTNTTTFADVAGCEEAREEVDEIVEFLREPRKFQQLGGHVPKGILLVGPPGTGKTLLARAMAGEAKVPFFTIAGSDFVEMFVGVGASRVRDLFETAKKHAPCIIFIDEIDAVGRARGSGMGGGNDEREQTLNQMLVEMDGFEPNSGIIVVAATNRADVLDKALLRPGRFDRQVMVGLPDIRGREKILRVHMRKVPLSSDVQADILARGTPGFSGAELANLVNEAALFAARRNKSVLDMQDFEDAKDKIIMGPERKSAVMREEERRNTAYHESGHAVVAKLLPKADPVHKVTIMPRGYALGLTWQLPEHDRVNMYKDKMLEDIAILFGGRIAEEIFMNQQSTGASNDFERATKLARAMVTRFGMSETLGTMVYTDEHDGLGMNARMVSEETQQKVDDEIRRILDGQYALARRLLEANRDKVDAMAKALLEWETLDADQVNDIMVGSPPRAPKYLSEKKASRPDGQGPVVPVAA from the coding sequence GTGAATCAAAAGCACATTCGTCTCGTCATTTCGGCAACCATCGCATTTGTCATCTTTTTCGCTTTCAGCCAACAGTTCAACTCTACTAGTCAGGGTACGGCGACCTCCGTTGCCTACTCGGAATTCCTGAGCCAGGTAAAGTCGAAGGAAATCCGCGAGGTCGTTATCGAAGGAACCCGCGTGTCCGCTGTCACTAACGACGGCAAGAGGCTGAGCACCAACACGACACTTCTCGATCGTGGTCTGGTCAACGACCTGATCGAAAACGGCATCACGTTCGATGTCAAGAATCCGGAGGCACCGTCCCTCCTGTCGCAGATCTTCATGTCCTGGTTCCCGATGCTGCTACTGATCGGCGTATGGATCTGGTTCATGCGGCGCCAGCAGGGCGGTGGCAAGGGCGGTCTGTTTTCGATGGGCAAGTCAAAAGCCCGTCTGCAGGATGAGCATACGAATACCACGACTTTTGCCGACGTCGCCGGTTGCGAAGAGGCGCGTGAAGAAGTTGACGAAATCGTTGAATTTTTGCGCGAGCCGCGCAAGTTCCAGCAACTTGGCGGCCATGTGCCGAAGGGTATTCTGCTGGTCGGTCCCCCGGGTACGGGCAAGACTTTGCTGGCGCGCGCGATGGCGGGTGAGGCCAAGGTGCCGTTCTTTACGATCGCCGGTTCCGACTTCGTCGAGATGTTCGTCGGTGTGGGTGCGTCGCGTGTGCGTGATCTGTTCGAGACCGCAAAGAAACATGCACCTTGCATCATCTTCATTGACGAAATCGATGCCGTCGGCCGTGCGCGCGGATCTGGCATGGGCGGGGGCAACGACGAGCGCGAGCAGACGCTGAACCAGATGCTGGTGGAAATGGATGGCTTCGAGCCGAACTCCGGCATCATCGTCGTCGCTGCGACCAACCGCGCCGACGTGCTCGACAAGGCGCTGCTGCGCCCGGGACGCTTCGACCGCCAGGTGATGGTTGGCCTGCCGGATATCCGCGGCCGGGAAAAGATCCTGCGCGTGCACATGCGTAAGGTGCCGCTGTCATCGGACGTGCAAGCCGACATACTGGCGCGCGGCACGCCGGGATTCTCCGGTGCCGAGCTGGCCAATCTCGTCAATGAAGCCGCGCTCTTTGCTGCACGTCGCAACAAGAGTGTGCTGGACATGCAAGACTTTGAAGACGCAAAGGACAAGATCATCATGGGTCCGGAGCGCAAGTCGGCCGTGATGCGCGAAGAAGAACGCCGCAATACCGCCTATCATGAGTCCGGGCACGCCGTGGTTGCGAAGCTGCTGCCGAAAGCCGATCCGGTGCATAAGGTCACGATCATGCCGCGCGGCTATGCGCTGGGCCTGACCTGGCAATTGCCCGAGCATGACCGAGTGAACATGTACAAGGACAAGATGCTGGAAGACATTGCCATTCTGTTCGGCGGCCGAATTGCCGAAGAGATTTTCATGAATCAGCAATCGACCGGTGCGTCGAATGACTTCGAGCGCGCGACCAAGCTGGCCCGAGCAATGGTCACCCGCTTCGGTATGTCCGAGACGCTTGGCACAATGGTCTACACTGACGAGCATGATGGCCTCGGCATGAACGCGCGCATGGTCTCTGAAGAGACACAGCAGAAGGTGGATGACGAAATCCGTCGCATCCTTGACGGCCAGTACGCGCTAGCACGTCGTCTTCTGGAAGCGAATCGCGATAAGGTTGACGCGATGGCCAAGGCGCTATTGGAATGGGAAACGCTGGATGCGGACCAGGTGAACGACATCATGGTCGGCAGCCCACCGCGTGCGCCTAAGTACTTGAGCGAGAAAAAGGCATCACGGCCCGATGGTCAGGGCCCGGTGGTTCCGGTCGCAGCGTGA
- a CDS encoding DUF2868 domain-containing protein: MLQDRKNRESQIARSRAADILIAETIRLMEQSGPLEDQAALREAFRTATGREERLLERARLIGHRLMLDRELERWRELAWFAGLFLALLAFFAAYGSAAAVIGSGRTVNAVTAFFALLAMPMLTLAFWGAATLSGSGSGMFAHLSFGNLLLRLVARLPGERNAHAPMMTNAAHALLRRSRLLPWAFGVVSHAVWAAAFVLILIALWFAFSFQQYRLTWETTILDADFFVRFVTVTGTLPHWLGFPLPDAATLLNPAAPGGDHRAWAWWLIGCAFVYGLLPRVVLGMVSWTAWRRGLRRLHIDTADPYYSKLLARFEEMEQSQVTDPERRQLARHRVAPLASDASSAARVVVGFELPPEVAWPPQVLAQVELLEHIAGAGNERRDMLDKLALLRPRALLVVCHAASTPDRGTERFLCEAARLAMHTALLLITPRHGEGVQRWQGWLEQSGMPIVCFTDPIQAKAWMEGVYG, translated from the coding sequence ATGCTCCAAGACAGAAAGAACCGCGAGTCCCAAATTGCCCGCTCTCGCGCAGCCGATATATTGATCGCCGAGACGATCCGTCTGATGGAGCAGTCAGGTCCGCTTGAGGATCAGGCCGCGCTGCGCGAGGCTTTCCGCACCGCGACCGGGCGCGAGGAGCGCTTGCTGGAACGTGCCCGCCTGATCGGGCACAGGCTGATGCTGGATCGCGAGCTTGAGCGGTGGCGCGAGCTTGCATGGTTCGCCGGGCTGTTTCTTGCGCTGCTCGCCTTTTTCGCAGCCTACGGTTCCGCCGCTGCCGTCATCGGCAGTGGCCGCACCGTGAATGCCGTGACGGCTTTCTTCGCACTACTTGCGATGCCCATGCTTACCCTGGCGTTCTGGGGCGCGGCAACGCTCTCAGGCAGCGGCTCTGGCATGTTCGCACATCTTTCCTTTGGCAACCTGCTGCTGCGGCTGGTCGCGCGCTTACCGGGTGAACGCAATGCGCACGCACCCATGATGACAAATGCGGCGCATGCGCTGCTGCGCCGTTCGCGGCTGCTGCCCTGGGCGTTCGGTGTCGTCAGTCACGCCGTGTGGGCGGCGGCTTTCGTACTGATCCTGATCGCGCTCTGGTTCGCTTTCTCGTTCCAGCAATACCGGCTGACCTGGGAGACGACGATTCTCGATGCCGATTTCTTTGTGCGCTTTGTCACCGTGACCGGCACGCTGCCGCACTGGCTAGGCTTCCCACTGCCGGATGCTGCCACGCTACTCAATCCGGCGGCACCGGGCGGGGATCATCGGGCTTGGGCATGGTGGCTGATCGGCTGTGCTTTCGTGTATGGCTTGCTGCCGCGCGTAGTGCTTGGCATGGTGAGTTGGACGGCATGGCGGCGCGGCCTACGACGGCTGCATATCGATACTGCAGATCCGTACTACAGCAAGTTGCTCGCTCGCTTCGAGGAGATGGAGCAGTCGCAGGTAACGGACCCGGAACGACGCCAGCTGGCGCGGCACAGGGTGGCGCCGTTGGCGAGTGACGCGAGCAGCGCGGCGCGTGTCGTGGTCGGTTTCGAACTGCCGCCGGAAGTAGCATGGCCGCCACAAGTGTTGGCGCAGGTTGAGTTGCTGGAGCACATCGCAGGTGCAGGCAACGAGCGCCGTGACATGCTGGACAAACTTGCCTTGCTTCGGCCGCGCGCATTGCTCGTCGTCTGTCATGCCGCATCGACGCCGGATCGCGGTACGGAGCGTTTCCTCTGCGAGGCGGCACGCCTGGCGATGCATACCGCGTTGTTACTGATCACGCCCAGGCACGGCGAAGGTGTGCAGCGCTGGCAGGGCTGGCTGGAGCAGTCCGGCATGCCCATCGTATGCTTTACGGACCCCATACAAGCAAAGGCATGGATGGAGGGTGTCTATGGCTGA